One Danio rerio strain Tuebingen ecotype United States chromosome 13, GRCz12tu, whole genome shotgun sequence DNA window includes the following coding sequences:
- the gdf10a gene encoding growth/differentiation factor 10, with translation MTFKCVFLTHLLLLWVGSETGASEAAGTSARDSTTDALVPTDALSQHMYKLYEKYNTEPNRLKEGNTVRSFKAKPENVEQRVSYRLNLTSLQGSEVILSSTFHFFFDKRPRQRSWFCKRFKNPSCRITNFPLLPSIRLLFRSPSVNSTTGSLLGNLTVVPHRRGTWQSKDVSVIMKEARDRNQLLITLEFDYGEQYQRYQDQLSPSTLPYLLVYANDLAISEPNSVAVSLQRYDPFIGDQQPAQSPDSSPDIRVKRELELDFTDPIENNELPEVEYNSFKQHDMWESAYYPLKPKPFKKERRRKGQEHTDGFGKSQVLRFDEKTMKKARRRQWKEPRSCSRRYLKVDFADIGWNEWILSPKSFDAFYCAGTCEFPIPKVVRPSNHATIQSIVKAVGIIPGIPEPCCVPEKMKPLSVLFVDESKNIVLKIYPNMSVETCACR, from the exons ATGACATTTAAATGTGTCTTTTTGACGCACCTGTTATTGCTTTGGGTTGGTTCCGAAACTGGCGCATCTGAAGCTGCTGGGACAAGCGCGCGCGACAGCACGACAGACGCGCTCGTGCCCACTGATGCGCTCTCGCAGCATATGTACAAACTCTATGAGAAGTACAACACTGAACCTAACCGGCTCAAAGAGGGGAATACTGTAAGAAGCTTTAAAGCAAAACCTG AGAATGTGGAGCAGAGGGTCTCATACCGGCTGAATCTCACTTCCCTTCAGGGATCTGAGGTGATTCTCTCATCAACATTTCACTTCTTTTTTGACAAACGGCCCCGCCAGAGGTCCTGGTTCTGCAAGCGCTTCAAGAACCCCTCCTGTCGCATCACAAATTTCCCTCTACTTCCCTCTATCCGTCTTCTTTTCCGGTCTCCCTCCGTCAACTCAACCACAGGATCACTGCTTGGAAACCTCACTGTAGTTCCTCACAGACGTGGGACCTGGCAGAGCAAGGATGTGTCTGTCATTATGAAGGAGGCCCGAGATAGGAATCAGCTTTTGATCACTTTGGAGTTTGACTATGGAGAGCAGTATCAAAGGTATCAGGACCAGCTCTCACCCTCCACTCTTCCATACTTACTGGTATATGCTAATGACCTGGCCATTTCAGAGCCCAACAGTGTGGCTGTGAGCCTGCAGAGATACGACCCTTTCATCGGAGACCAGCAGCCAGCTCAGTCTCCAGACTCCTCACCTGACATACGCGTGAAGCGGGAGCTGGAACTGGACTTCACTGATCCCATTGAGAACAATGAGCTCCCGGAGGTGGAGTACAACAGCTTCAAACAGCATGATATGTGGGAAAGCGCTTACTATCCGCTCAAGCCAAAGCCCTTCAAAAAAGAACGTCGGAGGAAAGGCCAGGAGCACACTGATGGATTCGGCAAGTCTCAGGTTCTCCGGTTTGATGAGAAAACCATGAAGAAGGCTCGGAGGAGACAGTGGAAAGAACCTCGCAGCTGTTCCAGGAGGTACCTGAAGGTGGACTTTGCAGATATTGGGTGGAACGAGTGGATTTTGTCTCCCAAGTCTTTCGATGCTTTCTACTGCGCAGGAACGTGTGAATTCCCCATTCCAAAG GTGGTCCGCCCGTCCAACCATGCAACCATCCAGAGCATAGTCAAGGCTGTTGGGATCATTCCAGGTATCCCAGAGCCATGCTGTGTCCCAGAGAAGATGAAACCTCTCAGTGTATTATTTGTGGATGAGAGCAAAAACATTGTATTGAAGATCTACCCCAACATGTCTGTGGAGACATGCGCATGTAGATAG
- the znf488 gene encoding zinc finger protein 488 isoform X1, with translation MEHSIFPRSLWTNDSKILHHHVADFFSSVQVTQDIPAGTSFGPCVLHNTFYDTIAFIALKSFDKRNKSYVFRVDPEAMKGSPLVVPWLRLVQAAMSEEDQNTEAYLKGGQLHFRTIRDVKEGEELLVWYDEELSHLLGFRDIKAKALTDGYTCTRCGQAFKNENPFLAHCRFLCTQEKVDIIRPINQQKPEVKRHRKVIDFHNIARDLEDKMNTSSFEDTTILRKRKQEPFLTPKSKKTVLLEKTNITNESNTTNANKDCRAFRDLSEPTDNAQTNESKISKNSAFTEVRKAPEPSNPEKSSRDIMAPEVGLQSNCSAFSFVVPKSARSEQKSAFCEPSKRALAEAQNPSPPDTDNSLDSFKSKSSLGYRNVLASHLFPTDLAGSHSGGGMSAPLTSGGSYYYAPEHWTRAIGGQLQSTSSLTLLPPTFTPLGVSVQNWCAKCNLSFRMTSDLVFHMRSHHKKEFAAEAQVRRRREEKLTCPICHEYFRERHHLSRHMTSHN, from the exons ATGGAGCACAGTATTTTTCCTCGCTCCTTGTGGACTAATGACAGCAAAATTCTCCATCACCACGTCGCGGATTTCTTCAGCAGTGTTCAAGTTACACAGGACATACCAGCTGGAACCTCATTTGGACCTTGTGTTCTTCATAACACTTTTTATGACACCATAGCCTTCATTGCATTGAAATCCTTTGACAAACGGAATAAATCCTATGTATTTCGG GTAGATCCTGAGGCAATGAAAGGCTCTCCATTAGTAGTTCCTTGGCTCCGGTTAGTTCAGGCTGCGATGAGCGAAGAAGACCAGAATACTGAGGCCTACTTGAAAGGCGGACAGCTGCACTTTAGGACCATTCGAGATGTAAAGGAAGGGGAGGAATTGCTTGTTTGGTATGATGAGGAGCTGTCTCATCTTTTGGGATTCAGAGACATTAAGGCAAAAGCCCTGACAGATG GCTACACATGTACAAGATGCGGCCAGGCCTTCAAGAACGAAAACCCATTCCTTGCCCACTGTCGTTTTTTATGTACCCAGGAAAAAGTCGACATCATCAGGCCAATCAACCAACAGAAGCCAGAAGTTAAGCGACATCGCAAAGTCATCGATTTTCATAATATTGCAAGGGATTTGGAAGACAAAATGAACACTTCTTCTTTTGAAGACACGACCATACTTCGAAAACGAAAACAAGAGCCTTTCTTAACCCCCAAAAGCAAAAAAACGGTTTTATTGGAGAAAACTAACATCACTAATGAAAGCAACACCACCAACGCCAACAAAGACTGTCGAGCTTTTCGGGATTTATCTGAACCAACAGACAACGCACAGACAAATGAGTCAAAGATAAGCAAAAACAGCGCATTTACCGAGGTCAGAAAAGCACCAGAGCCCTCAAACCCTGAAAAGTCATCACGGGATATAATGGCGCCCGAAGTAGGCCTTCAATCGAACTGCAGCGCGTTCTCCTTCGTTGTGCCTAAAAGCGCGCGCTCGGAGCAGAAGAGCGCGTTCTGTGAACCCAGTAAACGCGCTCTCGCGGAAGCTCAGAACCCTTCCCCACCAGATACGGATAACAGTTTAGACTCTTTCAAATCCAAATCTTCATTAGGATACAGAAACGTGTTGGCTTCGCACCTGTTTCCCACCGACTTGGCAGGCAGTCATTCAGGTGGAGGGATGTCCGCTCCTCTGACTTCAGGAGGATCCTACTATTACGCGCCCGAACACTGGACCAGGGctataggtggccagctgcagtctaCATCTTCTTTGACACTTCTGCCCCCTACTTTCACCCCTTTGGGCGTTTCAGTGCAAAACTGGTGCGCCAAATGCAACCTCTCGTTCAGAATGACCTCCGACTTGGTGTTTCACATGCGGTCACATCACAAAAAGGAGTTCGCCGCAGAAGCTCAGGTGAGGCGGAGGAGAGAAGAGAAACTCACCTGTCCCATATGTCACGAGTACTTTCGAGAGCGTCACCACCTCTCACGTCATATGACATCACATAATTGA
- the znf488 gene encoding zinc finger protein 488 (The RefSeq protein has 4 substitutions compared to this genomic sequence), whose translation MEHSIFPRSLWTNDSKILHHHVADFFSSVQVTQDIPAGTSFGPCVLHNTFYDTIAFIALKSFDKRNKSYVFRVDPEAMKGSPLVVPWLRLVQAAMSEEDQNTEAYLKGGQLHFRTIRDVKEGEELLVWYDEELSHLLGFRDIKAKALTDGYTCTRCGQAFKNENPFLAHCRFLCTQEKVDIIRPINQQKPEVKRHRKVIDFHNIARDLEDKMNSSSSEDTTILRKRKQEPFLTPKSKKTVLLEKTNITNESNTTNANKDCRAFRDLSEPTDNAQTNESKISKNSAFTEVRKAPEPPNPEKSSRDIMAPEVGLQSNCSAFSFVVPKSARSEQKSAFCEPSKRALAEAQNPSPPDTDNSLDSFKSKSSLGYRNVLASHLFPTDLAGSHAGGGMSAPLTSGGSYYYAPEHWTRAIGGQLQSTSSLTLLPPTFTPLGVSVQNWCAKCNLSFRMTSDLVFHMRSHHKKEFAAEAQVRRRREEKLTCPICHEYFRERHHLSRHMTSHN comes from the exons ATGGAGCACAGTATTTTTCCTCGCTCCTTGTGGACTAATGACAGCAAAATTCTCCATCACCACGTCGCGGATTTCTTCAGCAGTGTTCAAGTTACACAGGACATACCAGCTGGAACCTCATTTGGACCTTGTGTTCTTCATAACACTTTTTATGACACCATAGCCTTCATTGCATTGAAATCCTTTGACAAACGGAATAAATCCTATGTATTTCGG GTAGATCCTGAGGCAATGAAAGGCTCTCCATTAGTAGTTCCTTGGCTCCGGTTAGTTCAGGCTGCGATGAGCGAAGAAGACCAGAATACTGAGGCCTACTTGAAAGGCGGACAGCTGCACTTTAGGACCATTCGAGATGTAAAGGAAGGGGAGGAATTGCTTGTTTGGTATGATGAGGAGCTGTCTCATCTTTTGGGATTCAGAGACATTAAGGCAAAAGCCCTGACAGATG GCTACACATGTACAAGATGCGGCCAGGCCTTCAAGAACGAAAACCCATTCCTTGCCCACTGTCGTTTTTTATGTACCCAGGAAAAAGTCGACATCATCAGGCCAATCAACCAACAGAAGCCAGAAGTTAAGCGACATCGCAAAGTCATCGATTTTCATAATATTGCAAGGGATTTGGAAGACAAAATGAACACTTCTTCTTTTGAAGACACGACCATACTTCGAAAACGAAAACAAGAGCCTTTCTTAACCCCCAAAAGCAAAAAAACGGTTTTATTGGAGAAAACTAACATCACTAATGAAAGCAACACCACCAACGCCAACAAAGACTGTCGAGCTTTTCGGGATTTATCTGAACCAACAGACAACGCACAGACAAATGAGTCAAAGATAAGCAAAAACAGCGCATTTACCGAGGTCAGAAAAGCACCAGAGCCCTCAAACCCTGAAAAGTCATCACGGGATATAATGGCGCCCGAAGTAGGCCTTCAATCGAACTGCAGCGCGTTCTCCTTCGTTGTGCCTAAAAGCGCGCGCTCGGAGCAGAAGAGCGCGTTCTGTGAACCCAGTAAACGCGCTCTCGCGGAAGCTCAGAACCCTTCCCCACCAGATACGGATAACAGTTTAGACTCTTTCAAATCCAAATCTTCATTAGGATACAGAAACGTGTTGGCTTCGCACCTGTTTCCCACCGACTTGGCAGGCAGTCATTCAGGTGGAGGGATGTCCGCTCCTCTGACTTCAGGAGGATCCTACTATTACGCGCCCGAACACTGGACCAGGGctataggtggccagctgcagtctaCATCTTCTTTGACACTTCTGCCCCCTACTTTCACCCCTTTGGGCGTTTCAGTGCAAAACTGGTGCGCCAAATGCAACCTCTCGTTCAGAATGACCTCCGACTTGGTGTTTCACATGCGGTCACATCACAAAAAGGAGTTCGCCGCAGAAGCTCAGGTGAGGCGGAGGAGAGAAGAGAAACTCACCTGTCCCATATGTCACGAGTACTTTCGAGAGCGTCACCACCTCTCACGTCATATGACATCACATAATTGA